In Rhipicephalus sanguineus isolate Rsan-2018 unplaced genomic scaffold, BIME_Rsan_1.4 Seq146, whole genome shotgun sequence, the genomic stretch GCTTAGGCACTAGGCTTAGCCTACTGCTCTGGCAGCGAGTGGCTATGGCGCTAGCTGGCGATGTCATGGGTGGAAGTTTGATGACGGTGGCGGGTTGAATTGAATTTCCATCACTGCCCGACACCCCGCGAAGTCTTGACTCCTGTTCTCGTGTACCAAACTACACACGGACACCGCTCGAAAGGGCTTTTCTTTACTAAATCACAACGACGCACTGAGCCTCTATCCACAACAAAGCCAGAATACTCCATGAAACTGGGCCCAACCTACCCAGAATGCATTTCCAGAGGAACTCTTGGCCACAACCTTCCGCAACCACTTTGCAGTGTGAAGACCAGCAACGCCGAGAAACTTCACCACTTTCTCTCGAGACGTCGGTTCATCACTAAACGGATCTTCAGTCGTGCATTTTCGGCTCACTGCACCGCTACGATTTCAGAAAAACGGCTTCCGATGTCTCAGAACTCCGCGGCCTCCGCTGCGAAATCACCTCATAAACAAACCAACTTCCGGTGCACACCGGAGAGAGCTCCTCGATGTGTTACGCCAAATTTAGGATATACATTTTTTGACAGGTGCCTCACACGGCCAGTGGTTAATACCATTCCAGGTATAATGCACAGACTCACATTTTCGCTATTGCACAGGCGAAGCGAGACCACCGGAGCAGCGAGAAGCTGCTGCAACTGCTTCCTAGAGTAGTTACACGTTCTGCCGCATAGCACTAGGCGGCGGCAAACGTTTCCTGTAAACATTCAAAACAGCGCTTCGCTTGAATGTTGTTGGTAGTTAGATGTTTCTGTCGGCTTCAACTAGTTTAGGGAGCTGTAAATACCGCCAACACATTTTATCATTGATGAGCCAGCATGAACAAAAATTATCTCATCGTCACTTCGATCCTGGAAGGTGAGCACGCTCAGAAATAGCGTAGTGGGAACTTGGCATTGCGGAATGTTTCTCGGTGTCGCGGCTAAAATTTAGTTGTTGATCGCTTTCCTGAGCACACGTGCACACATTTACTTACAGGAAGACATTTCCCGAGCAGGCAAAGCTGTGACGTTGTGATAGAAGCCAGCTTCGACGGCGAAGTGCTAACCACAGACCCTGTGCCACACTCCTGTCATCCCAACTTCAATACAGAGTTGGCATGGGGCGTTGATCGTCGAGGTCTTCATGTGCACAGGCTTCACAGGACACCTGTGAAGCTGCAGTGTTTTGTAGTTGAGCGATCATCCAAAAAGAAGGACCGCGTGGGATACGTTGTGCTCGAGATACGCGGCATTCCTGAGAGCGTAAGGGTGAGTGACAACAAAGTACATGTCTGGTCTTGCCGAAAATGGTTGTATAACCCCAGCATTGCATTTTGTATTGTTACTACCACTGCTACACTTCGTACACGAGGAGCCCACCCTCTCAGAATACATCGTTGCGTAAGCTCACGTCTGTACTATTTACAGTTGTTCACATCGCCAAGTTTCACTACCCTGAGTTCTTCTCAACTGGAGCTCTTGCACTTGGTTTGCTTTCCTAGCTGATCATAATGACACCTGAAACGTCGATTACTGCAAGGCTGTTTGGTAGAATTCGCTTCACCAACACTTTTGTGACTGAATTCTATATTGCTCAATCGATTTCTTGCTTGTAATGCTATGCAGTTCTGATGCATTCTACGCATATTCTTTTATAAAACATAAAcgaaagtgtaatttcgtcagaCATCATCTTTCAGTCTTCACAATGAAACGGAAATAATCAAGGAAGGCCGTGGACTGCTATTGCTTATGGAATCGAAACCATGACCTGGTGCTCTACAGAACGCAACATGCTCTCAGAAGAGGTCCATGACTCCATTTGCTTATATTGCACAATCGTTGCGCACCATGCAAGTTGCCGTTGTGCCATATATGCATTGCATTTCGCACAATCTCAGAAGAATTGCGGGAAAGTTGGGGGTGGACGTAGTCTTTTCCGCTCCTGACCGTCTACAGAGATTATGTCACCAGGTAAATTCAGAGAGTAACAAGGTAAATGCATGTCCTATAAATCACCGAACACTTTTTGTAACCTGTACTCGCAACGTTGTCTACgccattccgctttcgtgtaaaaggacgtacgttggtcagaccggcagatgtattaaccagagactgaaagagcatcactataacgtcacaaaagcaatctcaggtcatttgggcattcattgctgagattgtggctgcatgcccttgtttgaaaacacctgtatcctgtataaggcgcatagtaaaatgactagagaaattgttgaggcctatgagattaacagattagaagaaatgtgcgttagtcagccttccctctcgctttcacaaaaagagttgcaatatcttgctttgtcgcgttaatgcttttgctgtgtcgtgatattgccctgtacccgtgttcggttcagcgatataaccactgattgtccatttgttgtttctgttgtttccgctcgctcggtatttatttatcggttcgagcgaaaataaaatcagttgaaagtagcgctgtgtccttgtctgttttctttcttcgtccctgtctagtcgcacttaccactcttcatggaaGGAACAGGCACAGAGGGACAAAGCACTGTGCCTTCTCACTTTTAACTGTTTCTTATTTGTTTACTTCTAATTGCACCAGCCTAGCTTGACTAGGtgatttctttctgtgtcctccttGACAGTGGGTTTGTCTCTGTTTTGTTTGTTGATTAATAAAGTAATGTGTTGGAAAAAATTTGGTGAACATCACTGTTGTTGTTGCAGAGTGCAAAATGGCATCCGTTGCTGAACAGCAAGTACCATGGAGCCAAGCCAGAGATTCACGTAGGGTTGCATCTGGAGGAGGACACTGTTCCCGATGCACCTGCCTTGGCCACTTCAGAACCTCCTCGGACAGATATCAGAATGCAGCGTGTGGTTGTGCAGCCAGCTGACCAAGCAGCGGAAACTGACTTGGCACCTCGCCTCAACCTGAAAGATGGCTGTTACGAGATTGGAAAGCATCCCACAACACTCTACATCTTCACTGTCACCATTGCATTTGCAGCAAACCTCAAACATGTGAGTCTTTGGAAGAACTAAATACATTTAATATATGTTCCATTAATTTGACCCTTGTGTGGCATGCAAAATTTATTTCCAAGTTTTGATCAATGTCTCCTCATGCATTCacattaaaggggctctgcaacacttttctaagtaatcatcgaatggcttcatttaaggagtttattgcctcatgaatcgactgccacaaatagcagagttacagggatgtGTCACACGCTTTGAGTGtgttctctctcctttcttaccagcgagcgcgctgaaagctacgtgAGAcgtgagggggaagggggggggggctcagcgcgtatcatgaccttgagtgcattcttttcttcttttttttttcttcgaatgtgcagcttactttcagtgcgattgcGAGCAAGCGCGCGAGCACATCGCGGCatgccgcggcggccacggtagtTGTGCAGCTCACGATTCTCAAATCAACCAGTGGCCTTTGGGTTTGTGGCATCATTTTTCGAGAGAAGAGTGACGGAtctctagctgactttgaaagttaattgtaaattccagcactcatgctgcactataatgtttgagTCACatttctcaggagcctcaaccactgatcggcagcgctttctgaccatgctcaaaaagtcttgcagggcccctttaaatgctgTTTATTGAAGCTGGTATTGAGGAGGAACCAGGCACCTTTTGGCAGTTTTGAACACAAGTTAAGACAGGCCAGCTATGCTGAGTCctacaaaaaaaatttttgacaCGTAAACGTGTGAAACGAATACAAATTGCTAGCCTTACCTTGTGATGAGAGCTGTAAAATTTCCTATGTAGTGCAGGACTGGTCTATGTGTATTCGGTTCTACATTTGTTTAATGCCAATATATGTTCACACTGGCGGGAAAAAATATGAGTGTATAGCACACTTAAATTGTTACGTTCTTATACCAGTCATTTGAGTTGGAAAGAGAAGAGGAAATCTGCACCACATCCTGAGAGAGTCTTTGGACTGTTACTTCCGGCTTAGGATTATATTGGCCCAATTTAGTTATGTGACGTGCAGCGATTTATTGTGCTGTGACCTATGCAGCTTCAAGAAAACTCCGAAAACAAGCCATCAGCCGGCCATGGTGGTCCATACCACTTCATTTATCACTTGCTTGGGCATGAAGTTTCTACAGAAGCATTCCCCAGCTTGGAAAGCCCCGAATTTCCAGCGGAGCGAGCGTCGCTCCGCATTCGTAGCAGTGGCCCTGTGCTTCGCAGATTTTTTGCTGCTCATCCGACCCTTCAGGTGTGTGCCTCTGGGGGAGTGATAAATGACCTTGTATATTGATTGTTTGTGCCTTATCTTTTCAAtatcttaaggcgaaagctttgtatGGTCCTTGAGCAGAAAAAATAAGAATCAGCCATTGTCACCACGAATTGTACCAAGAGTcatgtgtagcacatacccgcattcTCCTGGAGATAATTAAGTTAATTTAAAGTTCAATCAAATTAGAATTAAAGTGAACTAAAGTAACAGCTGTATGCCAAGTGATTATAAGTGGTGATTAAGTGCATGAGATGAATTAACAGTGAATCAAATGCTAAGTGAATTAAATTGAGTTAACTATGAATCATATGTGAACTAGCAGTGAATAAAATGTGGGTGCATAGGCTTTCACCTGTGCTCTGCTTAGCATTAGCTAAAGGGACTGTAATTTTTAACTTCATTGTTTTCCGTAAGTACATTCTTGTACAGTTAGAGTTCATATTACTTACATATCCAATGGCACCAATTACATAAGTAATAACACGAGTTACCCATGATGGTAGCTTAGCAGCTAATTTGTTGGACTCTTAAGCTTGAGGACATGGGTACAATTCTCGGCCAtatcgatgggggtgaaatgtaAGAACACTCATGCACTGTACATTTAAGGTTGTAATTACATTTAGGTCACATTTAAGAACTTCAGGTGATCAAAAGtaatccggagtcctccactgtgACGTGCCTCACAATCGTATCTTGGTTTTAGCCCAGATGACAACAAAAGTAAAGTTTTAAAAACACGCTGTATGCCTTGATTGATTGCAGTTCTGAAATAGGGACTTGTGCCATACGCTAACTAATTGAAAAATGAATTTTTTAGTTCATCAACTATGTACTGTGGTTGATATTGGAACTAACATCCATTTCATCAAGTAGCCAACTTGAATTGGGTGCCTGTGGCATCCTCTACAGTATGCAGTTAAAAAAATTGTGttgttaaaaaaaatatatgcatacAGTGTAGTTATTCACCCTGTGGTGTTGATTGTAAATAGTTTGTAATTTGTATAAGTTGCTTCAACTTCACGAGCACCTTCATGATTGAGATTACCTTTCACAGAAACTATGTTGCATGCGTGATACACACACGTGTGTCCCGAGCATGCCTATGCTTCCATGTGCACATTTTGAAGTGCCTATAAAGCAGCGGTAAGCAGTTGTGAAAGTGCAAAACAAAATTTAAAGAGAAGGGAAAGCAGTAATAGAAAAGGAGTTGCGACAGTTGCTTGATGGAGGTAACAGCACCGCCTTAATGAAGCTGGAGTTGTTGCATTCAGATAGCGCCAAACAAAGTTGCTTTGCTCGTTACATATTGTTGGCAGTTTTATATAAGCGAGTTGTTTTACCAGAGTCCACTGTATTTTGGTGGGTTCAACTGTAGAAGCAGGCACAGATATCTGTTGGCCCCTATAAATATTTCCGGCTTTTTGGCTGTCCACAGGTACTGCTTTCAACCGATGATTCAGTTATTGGGGAGACGGAAATTCTTCTGGGCGACTTCTCGGCAAGCTCTCCGGATTTCTCCGTCTCTGTGCAAGGCTTGTTTCAGGCAAGAATTTGTTGTTGCCTCGCCTGCTTTGTCTGGTATCTTACTCATAATGTACAGGCTATAAAAAATTAGTTTTCTGTTATAATATAAATATTGCAGTGAAGGATCATTCTCTCTGCAGTTTCTGTTTAGTATGTAGATAAAATTAGGCTGTCACTGTGGTTGCTGTTGAGGAAACAAATTTTTTGGGGGGTGTGTGAACCATAACATTGAATTGATGCCTTTATGAAAACGGGATAAAATAGGCCCTTGAATATTAAACCAAATACTGTTCTTCCTTTAAAATGTTGGAAAAGATACCTAGTTAAGAAAGGCCACCAAGCTGCTATCCATAACCGTTCATCTCATGACCATATGCGAATATttttgcttctctctttcttccctaaTGCAGCTATCTCCTGTTCCACACAATGAAGACCTGATGAGCAGAATAGCACCCGAGTACAGGCCCATTGTTGGTGTCTATGTGGAGATTTCAGAAAAAGAGGTAAGCCAGTTATATTTTGTTCCTTCTCTTAGTTGTTCTTAATACAgcgtttcttaaaggggccctgcaacatttttctgaattataatggaatagtctcactattTGGGCATGACGCTTCATGAATCACGTGTCGCAAGAATTTTTAAAGTTCATTGTTATGATCAGCTTTCACGGCTAGGCTCCGCTGTGCCGTGGGAATGATTTGGCAgcatctgccctgctttcttcatcgtcaacaTTCCCCGAAGTGCACCTgatgcggcgacaacacggcAGTCGTGTTCTGAACCCTTCAAAGCTACCAGTTCCCctcgtcaatcgccttggacCCTCCCGGCCGAGTTTGACAGATTTATGGAATGGAAGTGAGCTGGTTTGCAGTCAAGGCTGCTCAGAAGAAGCGGTCACCTGTGCAATGATTTGTCCAACGTTCTGCTAAATGCACCACACAATTATACGAGCACCTGAGATCGGAAACCTTTCTCACACTCCGTGGTGCCTTTATGGCTTGGTCACCCGTCCAGGAGCTGGCTGTCAGCAGAGCCCGCAACGCTATCGAGGAGAGGAAAGGCTGCACCTGATGGTACGGCCAGTTTTCAGAAATTTGCACCACTGTGATCCCTTCACTGTGCATACGGTGCCCTATTGTGTTTTCTtttcactaggggtgtgcgaatattcgaaatttcgaatatttttcgaatagcgtttgctattcaattcgattcgcactgaaattttactattcgaactattcgaacttcccaaagacaaatgcagtcaacgtccgattgaaagtgacccttcagattttcaatatgcttcacctcattacactctcgtattgcggaaaagccgcctttcaagctccgttacggtcgaatttaggcaagagacagtcgacgtcgaattggaagtggtccctatattttcaatatgcttcacctcatcacacccccgtattgcggcaaagctgcctttccagctccgttacggtcgaatttaggcaagagacagtcaacgtcggattggaaatggtccctagattttcaatatgcttcacctcctcacaccccccgtattgcggcaaagctgtctttcaaggtccgttacggtcgcaaatgtattaactcaagaaaacgctggttccaatatggagataatagatgtggcagagttgggcgctcaattaatgctgttttggacctgaaatttgggtaggaagtccaaaaaatcggacgccgaagctttttagcatccaaaatttcaggtgttcttatatattgacgtctacaaggcagatttggaactccggacttgaagggagcaaacccttgtccaccacaccagttggccttccacagaagttgagagaggaggagaggctgaggaaatggcatttttgcccatcacgtgtaaagtgttgtcggcaacactttggttgcaccagatcatgtacatatatataattcggcctctacattgcctcattcttgataagaaagacaactatgaaatatgaccccaccagcgcttcatcaacctagcgaaaagaaacactttcatgttgctatctcacaagaacatacttagggattctctgcaactttttctgtaatttcacttcgaattattcgaaaaatgtttgagaaatattcgaaaattatccgaaattattcgattcgattcgcactcaatctttattattcgaattcgcttcgcacccaaaattttgctattcgcacagctctacttttcaCCTCTCGGGCGCCGTCCGTCGAGCCGGGCGCGCCGCTTCCCTCTTTCCTGGGGTGGGAAGGAGGCGGTACTTGACCGCCTCCTTCCCACCCTCCTACCCGCCTTTGGCGGCGCAGATGACAACAATTTGTTTATTGGACGGTCCTGGACTTGATTGATTTCCCCAACAGGGACTCTGGGGAATACcaaggctttataacgcgagtgTCGAGACGCTCCAGAAACAGGCTACCAAATAGTCATGTAAACGTTCTTGctatcagctccggctcctgagctctacttctccctgaggcctggctggtcccggtcctatgggcaacccccgatcacatcaccgtcaagtacgagtggcgttacagggatttgttgctcATCACacatgcttcaagcgctttctctctcctctcgtaccagtgagcgcactgaaagctacgcagggaaggTCATGTCAAGGGGGGCAAGAAGGTGCGGCCCTTCTTCaccgtgcgtcatgaccttgagcaatttcttttctcttttttttctttgaacgtgtGGCTTTTTCAATGTGATAACTCAcgggcacgtggtggcatccCGCGGTCGCCACAGTAAGTACTATGCAACTTAAAATGCGCATATCAGCCAACAGCAGTGACTATGGGTATATGGTGCAGTAATtttggtatatggcatcatttgtggaGAGAAGAGGGAGCTATTTTTagttgactttgagaattaattttaAATTCTAGGCCGTGTGCTGtgttataatgtttggctcgcgtgttctcgtgagccttcactaccaatcagcagcgttttctgaccgtgctcaagaagtgttgcagggcccctttagaggATGTCTGTCAGCCATCAGATGTCCTTGGGAGACTGGGAGATTTCGGGAGAGCATGCAGGAACCCTATTGAAGATGCACTTTAGATGGAGAGCATCTGTCAGAGGCCAAGCAAGAATGATTGAAAGTTGAGCTGGTTGATAGGGATCTCGCCTACAtgctgttccttccttcctggaCAATAAACAGGCACTGTGTGCTTTCTGTGTGTCATTTGCTAACTTCTTCCCTCATTTGTTTCCATTTTTGCGGTCTTCCATAGTCACCCACCATggcagtctagtggttatggtgcttgactgctgaccttaaggtcgcgagatcgaatcagtcgtattttcgatggaggcgaaaatgcttgaggcccatgtacttagatttaggtgcgcgttaaagaaccccaggtggtctccactaggcgtccctcataatcagatcgtagtttcgggatgttaaaccccaagaagctatattattattattattattattattattattattattattattattattactactactgccTTTGTAGTCTTCGAGTTTGTAATGATAGAGCTTGAATATTACTATGCTATTTTGAAAAATTCTTATTGAACAGCTTCCTTTTTGACATGCTCAGAAGCTTGGTCTAGAACGACACTTTATATGCGAGGTAATCTAGGGCCCATTTGAAGGTCTGCTCACTTCCTGCAGGCAATTGGAGGCACTGAAAACGAAACTGATGGCAGGCAGGAGGAGCCAGTGCCTGAGCAGCAGCCTGCTCCGTCACC encodes the following:
- the LOC119376563 gene encoding centrosomal protein of 120 kDa translates to MNKNYLIVTSILEGRHFPSRQSCDVVIEASFDGEVLTTDPVPHSCHPNFNTELAWGVDRRGLHVHRLHRTPVKLQCFVVERSSKKKDRVGYVVLEIRGIPESVRSAKWHPLLNSKYHGAKPEIHVGLHLEEDTVPDAPALATSEPPRTDIRMQRVVVQPADQAAETDLAPRLNLKDGCYEIGKHPTTLYIFTVTIAFAANLKHLQENSENKPSAGHGGPYHFIYHLLGHEVSTEAFPSLESPEFPAERASLRIRSSGPVLRRFFAAHPTLQVLLSTDDSVIGETEILLGDFSASSPDFSVSVQGLFQLRKATKLLSITVHLMTICEYFCFSLSSLMQLSPVPHNEDLMSRIAPEYRPIVGVYVEISEKEAIGGTENETDGRQEEPVPEQQPAPSPPPPPPAAAARRGESPHPAPRSRSRDSRPRTPTQLLPERSPTRQPRRQLDFSPPQKLGRAENQRPAADAASSQAGNLRPAQSSSGPRAHEDAAPRQQHEVIDLTDDRDEEQFHHFSLMLDIRSLNVLSTRGKPMQCYVSPNKPTVQQAVQQLCNKPTLEKAVQLP